The Desulfofundulus salinus genome includes the window AAGTTTTGGACATCATTGGCCTGACCGGGAAGGCACGAAGGTAAATGTTTACCGGAGTAGAGATTATTCTTAGTTTCCCTGATTGGGCGTTTTAATAAGATTTTTTTTAGGAGGCAAAAATATGGAGATTGCCCTTATTGCCCATGATAAGAAGAAAGAAGAAATGATTAAGTTAATTAAAGAGAACAAGGATCTTTTCAGCAGGCACAGCCTGATAGCAACCGGTACAACCGGGAAGATGATTAAGGATAAAACAGGACTTGCTGTCGAGTGTCTTATGTCAGGGCCATTGGGAGGAGACCAGCAGATTGGCAGTAGGATCGCTGCAGGTGAGGTGGACCTTGTGATTTTTTTGAGGGACCCGCTGACCGCCCAACCTCATGAACCGGATATTAGTGCCTTGATAAGAATTTGCGACGTCCACAACATACCTATTGCGACTAATTTGGGAACAGCTAAGTTAGTGTTACAAGCATTGGCGACAATGGAGTAAGA containing:
- the mgsA gene encoding methylglyoxal synthase, which translates into the protein MEIALIAHDKKKEEMIKLIKENKDLFSRHSLIATGTTGKMIKDKTGLAVECLMSGPLGGDQQIGSRIAAGEVDLVIFLRDPLTAQPHEPDISALIRICDVHNIPIATNLGTAKLVLQALATME